In Onychostoma macrolepis isolate SWU-2019 chromosome 06, ASM1243209v1, whole genome shotgun sequence, one DNA window encodes the following:
- the wdr82 gene encoding WD repeat-containing protein 82 translates to MKLTDNVLRSFRVAKVFRENSDKINCFDFSSNGETVISSSDDDSIVLYDCQEGKPKRTLYSKKYGVDLIRYTHAANTVVYSSNKIDDTIRYLSLHDNKYIRYFPGHNKRVVALSMSPVDDTFISGSLDKTIRLWDLRSPNCQGLMHLQGKPVCSFDPEGLIFAAGVNSEMVKLYDLRSFDKGPFATFKLQYERTCEWTGLKFSNDGKLILVSTNGGTLRVLDAFKGAVLHSFGGYNNSKGVILEASFTPDSQFIMIGSEDGKIHVWNAESGMKVALLDGKHTGPVTCLQFNPKFMTFASACSNMAFWLPTIDD, encoded by the exons GTTTCAGGGTTGCAAAGGTTTTCCGAGAGAATTCGGACAAAATCAACTGCTTTGACTTCAGTTCAAATGGCGAAACTGTAATATCGAGTAGCGATGACGATTCTATTGTCTTGTACGACTGCCAGGAGGGAAA ACCCAAACGGACGCTTTACAGTAAGAAGTATGGTGTGGATCTCATCAGGTACACCCATGCCGCCAACACTGTCGTCTACAGCTCCAACAAGATTGATG ATACTATTCGATACCTGTCCCTACATGACAATAAGTACATTCGATACTTTCCTGGACACAATAAGAG GGTTGTTGCTCTGTCTATGTCTCCTGTTGATGACACATTCATCTCTGGCTCACTTGATAAAACTATTCGTCTGTGGGACCTTCGCTCACCTAACTGTCAA GGCCTCATGCACCTGCAAGGGAAGCCTGTGTGTTCATTTGATCCGGAGGGGTTGATTTTTGCTGCGGGAGTGAATTCTGAAATGGTCAAACTTTACGATTTGCGCTCCTTTGATAAG GGTCCATTCGCCACGTTTAAACTACAATATGAGCGAACATGTGAGTGGACGGGTCTCAAGTTCAGCAACGACGGAAAGCTCATTCTGGTCTCCACCAATGGTGGAACACTCAGAGTGCTGGATGCTTTCAAAGGAGCAGTGCTCCACTCATTTGGG GGCTATAACAACAGTAAAGGTGTCATTTTGGAGGCCTCTTTCACACCAGACTCTCAGTTCATCATGATCG GATCAGAAGATGGAAAGATCCATGTATGGAATGCTGAGAGTGGAATGAAAGTAGCACTTCTTGATGGGAAGCACACTGGTCCGGTCACCTGTCTACAGTTTAACCCCAAATTCATGACCTTTGCCAGTGCCTGTTCTAACATG GCATTCTGGTTACCTACTATTGATGACTGA